The DNA sequence AAGATTAGTGGATCTATAGTTATTCAAACTTTAGAAAAGATTATAAAAAAAAAAATCACTCCTATTTCTCAAAAAAATATTAATTTTTCTTTATTAAAATATGCACCTAAAATAAAGACAAAAAACTGTAGAATACAGTGGGAAAATCCTTATATAGATTCTATATATAATAAAATAAGAGGATTAAGTCCTTATCCTACAGCATGGACGTTTTTATTTTTCAATAATAAAAAATTTTTTAGATTTAAAATTTTTCTTGTTAAAAAAATACGGAAAACTCATACTTTACCAATTGGTAGGATATTGATTTCATCACATGAAATGAAAATATCCGTTAAAGAAGGTTTTATCTCTCTTATAGAAGGACAAATAGAAGGAAAAAAAAGAATGAATGTTAAAAACTTAATTAATGGATTGAAAATCAGAAAAAACCTTTTTGTTCGATAAAATTTTAGTTATTTATCTATATTTGTTTCTGCTTTAGTTCTTAAATAAAAAATTAATTAAGATTATTTCATAGTTAAATAAAATTAAATTCATCATTCATGAACAAAACAGAATTGGTCAATTCAATAGCTGAAAAAACTGGAATAACAAAAATAAAAGCTAAAAATGTTACAGATGCATTTATTGAAACAATAATTGAATCTTTAAAAAAAGGAAATAAGGTCACTCTTGTAGGATTCGGGACCTTTTCTGTAGTAAAAAGACATCCCAGAAATGGAGTTAATCCTAGAACAGGAAAAAAAATACATATTCCAGGAAAAAAAGTAGCTAAATTTAAAATAGGGGCGGAATTAACGAAATTATAGATTTCTAATTTTATTCTAAAAAAAAGATTAAAGTTTGATAGAATTAAACTTTATCTTTTTTTTTACTATTATTTAGTTATTTTTTACGGATAAAATCTATATAAAATCCATTTTTTTTCTTTTTTTAAAATATAAATTAATCTATCATGAAGTCTATTAGGCTGTCCTTGCCAAAATTCCATTTTATATGGTTTTACAATATACCCCCCCCAATCAAAAGGACGTTTTATTATTTTTTTATCAAAAAAATCTTTCCATTTATTGTATTGTTTAAATAAATATTTTTTAGATGGAAGAATCATACTTTGTCTAGAAGCCCAACTTCCAATTTGGTTTTCTCTAGGTCTTTTATGAAAATATTCATCCGATTTTTTTTTTTGAACTTTTGATGTTATTCCTTTAATAATAATTTGTCTTTCCATTTTTTTCCAATAAAAAGAAATACATACTTTTGGTATATTTTGAATAGATTTTCCCTTTGAACTAAAATAATTTGTATAAAAAATAAATCCGTTTTCTGAATATTCTTTTAATAAAACAACTCTAGTTTCTGGACAGCCATCTTCTCCTATAGTAGAAAGAGACATTGCGTTAATTTCTTCGTTATCTTTTTGAAGTTTTTTTTCCTGTTGAAACCATTCATCAAACAATAGAAAAGGTTTTTCTGGAACATCAAATTCCAATAATGAATTTTTTTCATAATTTTTTCTAAAATTACTTAAATCAACAGTCATAATATTATTTATTAATAAACAAAAATATACTAACTTTATCGATTATTAATAAAATGGCGTGATAGCTCAGTATTTGGTTAGAGCGTTGGATTCATAACCCAGAGGTCGGGGGTTCAAATCCCCCTCACGCTATTACAAAAAGAAATGAATTGTTTTTATTAAAACAACACTACAGAATATGATTTTTTCTGTTTTGAGTTCTTTTCTATTAAAAAAATTATATACTTTATATAAAATTATAAATATTAATAAATTATCGAATTTAATTACTTTTGAAGTATCGAAAAAAAATCAATTAAAAATTATATGGGGGTTAGATTCAAAAAATATAATTCATACATATTTGAAAATCAATATCCTGAAATATACAAAAGAAAAAGTAACTCTATCTATCAAATTTATGATAGATATTTTAACTACATTTTCAAATGAAAAACTTTTTTTAAAAAAGGAGAAATATACACTTAATATTTATTCTAAACAAGGAGTTTATAAAATTCCTACTTATTATGATTCAAATCATTATGATGATAGATTATATAAATCTTCTCTTGTTCATAAAATTTCTTTGTTTTCCAAGTTATTTTTAAAAATATTAAATAAAACTTTATTTTTTTCTACTACTGAAGATGAAGAATTAAAACCCGTATTAAATGGAGTTTTTTTTCAATTTTTTACTCATGAAGCAAATTTCATAGCAACAGATACTTATAGACTTATTAAGTATACTATAAAAAACTTTAAAACAAATCAAGAGATACAATTTACCATATCAAGAAAATATCTTACTATAATTCGTGAAATTTTAAAAAACGAAAAAAAAAATAATATTATTATTGAATATTCTGAAAAAGAAAATATAATTTTTTATTTTAAAAATTACATTTTTTCATGTCAACTAATAAATAAAAAATATCCAGACTATCGTTCTGTAATTCCTAATAATAATCAATGTCATGTATCTTTTGTTATTAATAAATTTTTATTATTAAATACTATTAAAAGAATATCTATTTTTTCTAAAAAGAAAAAGAATTTTATTAATTTTCATTTTTTTAATTATAAAAAATTAAAAATTTATGACGAAAATACAACTGATATTCATAATTCTATTTCAGAAATAAAATGTAAAGTTCTTTTAAATGATCTGAAAAATATAAAAATAGGTTTTAACTCTAAATTTTTAATTGAAATTTTATCTTCTTTAAATGAAGATTTTATTTATTTTGAATTATATCAAAAAATGGGAATTATAAGACCTATATATAAGAAAAAAAAAGAAGAATCAATTTTGATATTAATTATGTCTATCATAAAAATATGAAAATATCATTGAATTGGATTAAAAAATATGTTTTATTTCCTGTTGAAATAAACGAAAACGAGATATCCAATATATTAACTGATATCGGAATAACAGTAAAAGAAATTAGTAATGAGAACCAAGATTTTATTTTAGATGTAGAAATTACGCCTAATCGTACAGATGCTATGAGTCATTATGGAATTGCACGTGATTTATACGCAGTCTTAAAATTTCGTGGATATAAAGTTCATTTAATAAAACCAGCAGTAATAAATAAAGAATTTTTTTTCCAAAAAAAATCTCATGTTTCAATTTTTGTAAAAAAACGTGAAACCTGTATAAGATATTCCGGAATATTGATTTCTAAAATCAAAATAGAACCATCTCCATATTGGTTAATTTCTAGATTAAAATCTATAGGGATTAAATCTATTAATAATATAATAGATATTATACATTTTGTTATGTATGAATTAGGACAACCTATGCATATATTTGATATGGATAAAATAGAGGATAAAAAAATTATAATAAAAAATGCGGAAGAAAATACAAGATTTCAATCTCCAGATAAAATTATAAGAAAACTAGATAAAGAAGATTTAGTTATTTATGATAAGATTAAACCATTATCTATAGCTGGAATAATAAACCATTTTGAATCAAATATACACATTAAAACTAAAACTATTTTTATTGGAACTGCTTGTTTTAATCCCATTATAATCCGGAACCTTAGAAAAAAACATTCTCTAAAAATAGAAACACTACATCTTTTTGAAAAAGAAACAAATCCTAATCAGACTATATACGCTTTGCAAAGAAGCGCTTTTCTCATCAAAAAAATTATAAAAAATAAAATAATTTTTTCTGATATAATTGATTATTATCCTAACCCTATTTCTATTTCAAAAATAAAACTTCGTTATAATAAAGTTATAAATATTATAGGAAAAAAGATTTCGAAAAAAAAAATCAAAGAAATTCTATCATTGTTAGAAATGATGATTCATTCTGAAAATGATAATTTTTTATTAATTAGTGCTCCTTCTTATAGAACAGATATTCAAAGAGAAATAGATGTAATCGAAGAAATATTTCGAATTTATGGAATCCATAAAATTCCAATATATAACCGAATAAAAATTTCGGTATCTCCCAAAAGTTTTTTTAAAACAGAACATGAAATACAAAAAATACTTTTTGAACAATTAGTTTGTTTTGGTTTTCAAGAAATTATTTCATCTACGATGAGAAAAAATGAAGGAAAATCTTCTTCTTTACTAAATTTATCTTTTAATAGACAAGAAATTAAAATCCTTAATCCTGTGAACAAAAATTATCAAATTATGCGTTCTAGTTTATTATTCAGCATAATAGATTGCATAAAATATAATTTCAACAAAAATAGGATTAAATCTAATATAAAATTTTTTGAATTAGGAAACATATATTATAAAAAAAATAATAAATTTTTAGAAAAAACATATCTTGGAATAGCAATTTATCAAAAAGAAAAAATAGAATATAAAAATTATCCTTTTTTTTATTTAAAAGGAATTATTGAACAAATTTTTCAAAAAAGTGGAATATTAAATTATACTCAAATACTTTCTAAACATCCATTATTAGAAAATGGAATTTCTATATTATATAATAAAAAAAATTTAGTCGAACTAGGAAAAATTCAAAACTATGTTCTAAAGCAAAGTGAAATATTTTATGCAGAAATTGATTGGAAATATTTAGTATCTATTATTCAAGAAAAAAAAATAATTTATATTCCATTTTCAAAGTATCCTACCTCAAGAAGAGATTTATCTTTATTAGTAGATAAAACAATTTCATTCGAAAAAATTAATCAATTAATTAAAAAAAAAGAAAATCATTTTATTAAAAAAATTAAAATATATGATTTATATGAAGGAAAAAATTTACCAAAATCAAAAAAATCTTATACAGCAAGTTTCTTTTTTGAAAGTCAAAAAGAAACACTAACTGATAAAATTATTAATAATTCAATGAAAAAAATTGAATTATTTTTGAAACAAAAATTAAAAGCTGAAATAAGAAGAAAACAAAATCACGTAGAATAAAATAATTTTTTCAAAATTTTTTTAAATCCAGTTTTTTTTTCTAAAATTTTCGGTATTTCTTTTATGTGAATTCTTTTTTGTTTCATATTATCTCTATTTCTCATAGTTACTGTATCTGTTTTGATAGTATCGTAATCTACAGTAAAACAAAATGGAGTTCCTATTGCATCTTGTCTTCTATATAACTTTCCAATAGATTCTTTTTCGTCATAAACTAATCTATGATGAATTTTTATATCATGAAATATTTTTTTTGCTATTTCTGGTAATCCGTTTTTTTTAACTAATGGAAATATAGCGGCTTTAATTGGAGATAAACAATAGGGAAGTTTTAATACTATACGTTTTTTTCCATTTTTTAATTCTTCTTCTTTTAAAGAAGAAGAAAATATAGCTAAAAAAAGACGATCTAATCCTAAAGAAGTTTCTATAACATAAGGAATATAATTTTTTTCCAACTCAAAAATTCTAAATTTTTTCTTAGAAAAAAATTCA is a window from the Blattabacterium cuenoti STAT genome containing:
- a CDS encoding DNA polymerase III subunit beta, producing MIFSVLSSFLLKKLYTLYKIININKLSNLITFEVSKKNQLKIIWGLDSKNIIHTYLKINILKYTKEKVTLSIKFMIDILTTFSNEKLFLKKEKYTLNIYSKQGVYKIPTYYDSNHYDDRLYKSSLVHKISLFSKLFLKILNKTLFFSTTEDEELKPVLNGVFFQFFTHEANFIATDTYRLIKYTIKNFKTNQEIQFTISRKYLTIIREILKNEKKNNIIIEYSEKENIIFYFKNYIFSCQLINKKYPDYRSVIPNNNQCHVSFVINKFLLLNTIKRISIFSKKKKNFINFHFFNYKKLKIYDENTTDIHNSISEIKCKVLLNDLKNIKIGFNSKFLIEILSSLNEDFIYFELYQKMGIIRPIYKKKKEESILILIMSIIKI
- the pdxH gene encoding pyridoxamine 5'-phosphate oxidase; amino-acid sequence: MTVDLSNFRKNYEKNSLLEFDVPEKPFLLFDEWFQQEKKLQKDNEEINAMSLSTIGEDGCPETRVVLLKEYSENGFIFYTNYFSSKGKSIQNIPKVCISFYWKKMERQIIIKGITSKVQKKKSDEYFHKRPRENQIGSWASRQSMILPSKKYLFKQYNKWKDFFDKKIIKRPFDWGGYIVKPYKMEFWQGQPNRLHDRLIYILKKEKKWILYRFYP
- the pheT gene encoding phenylalanine--tRNA ligase subunit beta: MKISLNWIKKYVLFPVEINENEISNILTDIGITVKEISNENQDFILDVEITPNRTDAMSHYGIARDLYAVLKFRGYKVHLIKPAVINKEFFFQKKSHVSIFVKKRETCIRYSGILISKIKIEPSPYWLISRLKSIGIKSINNIIDIIHFVMYELGQPMHIFDMDKIEDKKIIIKNAEENTRFQSPDKIIRKLDKEDLVIYDKIKPLSIAGIINHFESNIHIKTKTIFIGTACFNPIIIRNLRKKHSLKIETLHLFEKETNPNQTIYALQRSAFLIKKIIKNKIIFSDIIDYYPNPISISKIKLRYNKVINIIGKKISKKKIKEILSLLEMMIHSENDNFLLISAPSYRTDIQREIDVIEEIFRIYGIHKIPIYNRIKISVSPKSFFKTEHEIQKILFEQLVCFGFQEIISSTMRKNEGKSSSLLNLSFNRQEIKILNPVNKNYQIMRSSLLFSIIDCIKYNFNKNRIKSNIKFFELGNIYYKKNNKFLEKTYLGIAIYQKEKIEYKNYPFFYLKGIIEQIFQKSGILNYTQILSKHPLLENGISILYNKKNLVELGKIQNYVLKQSEIFYAEIDWKYLVSIIQEKKIIYIPFSKYPTSRRDLSLLVDKTISFEKINQLIKKKENHFIKKIKIYDLYEGKNLPKSKKSYTASFFFESQKETLTDKIINNSMKKIELFLKQKLKAEIRRKQNHVE
- a CDS encoding HU family DNA-binding protein — translated: MNKTELVNSIAEKTGITKIKAKNVTDAFIETIIESLKKGNKVTLVGFGTFSVVKRHPRNGVNPRTGKKIHIPGKKVAKFKIGAELTKL